One part of the Eulemur rufifrons isolate Redbay chromosome 16, OSU_ERuf_1, whole genome shotgun sequence genome encodes these proteins:
- the RAB21 gene encoding ras-related protein Rab-21, with the protein MAAAGGGGAAAAGRAYSFKVVLLGEGCVGKTSLVLRYCENKFNDKHITTLQASFLTKKLNIGGKRVNLAIWDTAGQERFHALGPIYYRDSNGAILVYDITDEDSFQKVKNWVKELRKMLGNEICLCIVGNKIDLEKERHVSIQEAESYAESVGAKHYHTSAKQNKGIEELFLDLCKRMIETAQVDERAKGNGSSQPGTARRGVQIIDDEPQMQSGGGGCCSSG; encoded by the exons ATGGCTGcggccggcggcggcggggcggcggcggcgggccgAGCCTACTCGTTCAAGGTGGTATTGCTGGGGGAAGGCTGCGTGGGGAAGACGTCGTTGGTGCTGCGCTACTGCGAGAACAAGTTTAACGACAAGCACATCACCACTCTGCAG GCATCGTTCTTaacaaagaagttaaatattgGCGGGAAAAGAGTAAACCTTGCCATATGG GATACAGCAGGTCAAGAGAGATTCCATGCCTTGGGTCCAATTTACTACAGAGATTCAAATGGAGCTATTTTAGTTTATGATATAACAGATGAAGATTCTTTTCAGAAG GTAAAAAACTGGGTCAAAGAATTACGGAAAATGTTGGGAAATGAAATCTGTTTATGTATAGTTG GTAATAAAATAGACTTGGAAAAGGAGAGACATGTTTCCATTCAAGAAGCAGAATC gtatgcAGAATCGGTCGGAGCAAAACATTATCATACTTCAGCCAAACAGAACAAAGGAATTGAGGAACTCTTTCTTGACCTTTGTAAAA GGATGATAGAAACAGCACAAGTGGACGAGAGAGCAAAAGGCAATGGCTCTAGTCAACCAGGAACTGCAAGGCGAGGCGTACAAATTATCGATGATGAACCTCAAATGCAGAGTGGAGGTGGAGGGTGCTGTTCTTCTGGATAA